ACAGGTATGAAAGTGTTTCATATGAGGATTCCCTCCCTGGAGTTGAAAATGGGTGTACACACACTCTCATGGAGAATTAGACAATTATGTACAAGCAACAAGCATTGTGTGCTCTTAGGCTACTCTTTGATTTCttggaaatccaagaaacaaaatgttGTATCTCGATCCTCAGCTGAAGCTGAGTATAAAGCAATGGCTACTACCTCTTGTGAACTCACTTGGATTTGGTTTCTTCTTGCTGACCTTCATGTGATTCATCCTCAAGCAGTTGTACTACACTGTGACAACCAGACTGCCCTCCACATTGCAGCCAATCCCGTGTTCTATGAAAGAACTAAGCACATCAAGTTAGACTGCCACCTCATTAGAGACAAGATTCTTGAAGGCTCCATTGCTACAGATCATGTGTCCACTCATCTTCAACGAGCTGTCTTCTCACAAAGGCTCTACCATCATCTCTTCTTCAATCTCATTTACTCAAGCTGGGAATTGTCAACCTTCATTCTCCACCTTGCGGGGGGTATTGCAGCCTACTAAAGCTGCAGGTCATATGGTCTCTAAAGAGTCAGCTACAAGTTGCTCAAGTCGTTGATACTAGAATCTTCTTAGCATTCTATTttgctattttgttttattagtgAGCTGTATAGTTGGTTATTTTTAGTAAATGTCAGTTAGGCTATGCACGACAAGTTGTAAATATGAGCCCTTCTTGATGATTCAGTACTACAACATTTTTACAGAGTATTCTCTGCACATCAATGGCGTAAACCtttctcttttgttctttttctttcattttttctttcttacaaAACCAACCTCATTCCGATCAGGGACAAGACATCTGCATTCATTGTCGAGCTCCTCCAGGCTCCAGTTCCTTGTTCCCCTTGCAATCTTGGGTTTAGTTGTCGGCATCCGCTTTAACACCAAGGCAGCCTAGAGTACTTGTGGATTGTGGCCACACAATTTGTACCCAGATTGCTTGCAATTTTAGAACACAGATTTGTCATCTCTATGTTGTTTTCGCAAGTGGGATAATAGTTAAAATAGAACCTTGCAGCTTGTACTGTCATcctttcaaaattaatttatatataccaCCCTTTGCTTGGATATCTTTGATCTGccaatgatatataatatatacttttggtATGTATACATAGCAACGCTAGCACAGTTTACCAAGCATCAGAGGTCTATCTATAGAGGGTacctgaaaatatatatatatatatatatatatatatatagaaaaggtCTTAGATCATTCGAAAGCTTGCCGGCCAGGATCAGCGAGATCCGATGCCCAAGCAAGTTCATGCATGGCTCTTTGGGGTGGAGAGAACAAGGATTACAAAACAGTTACAAACATTGGATCCTCTTTTACTTTGAtctttcatcttctttattGTAGCATGTTGTGGGTGGGATATGTGAcatttctcactttctctcGTCATGCTTCCATCCATGTGCAGTAGGTCTCCTATCGGGAATCAGGGACGAACCCAGGGACGACCATATAAAGATGGTGATTCGAAGGTTGGACGTAGGTATTCTGATCAGTGGGCCTACCGAATAAGCATGAGAGTCACACCCTTTCAACTCTTTAGGTTTAGAAAATAACCATTCATcctctattaaattattatcttttataatgttacattaaataattagtgcataaatgaaaatcttaaatcatgcatgttttaattattgaatatgaaaatattattattattattattatggaatGTTGTCCAATGAAATATAAACGGTATTACTATTCAGCTCCATGATTTTACTCCCTTAAAGTTACCACCAGTAcaattgcactttttttttcctttttcttttaaacatatttttctccctcatttaaacatttaaaaataatacataaattCTCTAGTAATCATTTCCTTAACAATTCACCAGTagtcactttttattttatttttaaattttaaattttcttagaAGGAAAGTCAGCTCAACAAGTTGTTTTTAtctaaagaaaatatagaaacttgaaaataaaaatttgaaaaataatttatatttagttatttaaattGAGTTGTCAAATAATATGTtactatcatttttatttaaaaatgagttattCTACTCGTCATCTTTACACCACACAACTCCTAagggaagaaaattaaaaaaaataataataataataaaagattttttagttCCATTGTGGATAAAGGAATACTTCGTAGTATTAAAACTATTGGGCCAATACGTAATGGCCTGAAATCCAAGCTTTTTGGGTCCAAGCTATTGGCCCAATACAGAGAGCCTCTCAATTTTTCTGGTACATCCTAGCCGTCGATACCTATCGAAAGCCCATCCAAACCACAGTAAACACGTACACCCGAAAACTACCCAATCCAAACCTCAACGCATTACGCGCATTTATAATCCCCTCAAAACCCTAACCTCTGTTTCTCGCACACTCATTTCCCGCACCCTAAAAACTCAGCCGCTTCGCagagaggggaagagagagagagagagagagagagaggcagagatgGTGTCGGGCTCAGGTATCTGCGCGAAGCGCGTGGTGGTGGACGCGCGGCATCACATGCTGGGTCGTCTGGCTTCGATCATAGCGAAGGAGCTGCTGAACGGGcagaaggtggtggtggtgcggtgcgAGGAGATCGCCATCTCTGGTGGTTTGGTCCGccagaagatgaagtacatgaGGTTCCTCCGTAAGCGCATGAACACCAAGCCTTCCCATGGCCCCATCCACTTCCGTGCCCCTGCTAAGATCCTCTGGCGCACCATTCGTGGGTATGTTCCTCGATATATTTCTGTCTATGTAACccgggttggctcaagtggtaaaggccctGGCCTTGGTGGTATGCTACCTTCAAGTCCAACgttcaaatcctttttttttttttcaaatttatttatcggtaatcaagaaattttattcataaaaatatgcaaagcttaacaatattcaaatctcattgggtgcaaacaatctctagtcGAACTGGTCgatttttccttgaattattCAAGGAGAACTTGCGAAAAATTCCTTTACACACGCGGTgcgaataaaaaaatatatatttctctgtattttttcttttttgagaaaaCGTTTCTCTATATCaatgataattttaaaagtgtTGCATTGGATTTTGGTTAGAGATGGCTTTTGGTTCTTTCATTTGGTAGACGATTGGCTAAGAAAATTCGAAACCCATTtgtcttaaatattttttggtcgTTGATGGCTCCTTAACTTTTGTTATAGATACGTTGGCTCCTTTGAATTGTGTgccaaattaaaatttttgttgttgtttgtaGCATGATTCCACACAAGACCAAGCGTGGAGCAGCAGCACTTGCTCGATTGAAGGCCTATGAGGGGATTCCACCTCCGTACGATAAGAAAAAGCGGATGGTCATTCCTGATGCTCTCaagtaagttttcttttttctactggagtttttattttaatttgaaccTCATGAGTGATTTGATGGTTTTCAAATATCATGATCTTTtatattactcataaaaaaaatgattgttaCCTCTGGGTTTTGAAAAATCAGGGTTTTGAGGCTTCAAGCAGGACACAAATACTGCTTGTTGGGCAAGCTTTCTTCCGAGGTTGGATGGAACCACTATGAAACTATCAAGGTGAGAGTTCGTGAATTAATTTTCTGCCTTTTCCTTTTGGTCTTTGCGtaattttttgttggtttaCCTTCATAATTAGATGTtagttttacctttaaaaaaagaattggaTGATAGTTTTGTCATACACTGTAGGCATTAATTGGCATtaattgcttttgtttttgtcatACACTGGTAGCCGTCTTGATTATTCTTATGAAATCATGCGGCAAACATATGAGCAGTTGTGCTTTCCGTAAACTTAATCTTTGATTGTATATGGTATGATAATTTGATCTTACCAGATAAATTTATTATCGGAAAAATTATTGGACGGTTAATCTTTTGAGATTGCTCGGATAATTTGTAATATAGTAAGGCTCACTGatcaaaaaaatttgtaatatggTAAGGCTCAGTCTAAGCGATGTGCTTTCATCACATGTTTCACTGCTGGCATTCCATGCTACTTCTTAGACACTTGACTTGAGGCTGTCCCTTTTTGTCATTGTTTCCAATAACATTAAAATAACTTGTTAATTAGtggttaaatttatttttggaaaagttgtttAATTATCGAGTGTTGGATGCCTAGTTTCCTGTATGATTGGGCGCTCTGTACTGCTTTTAGGCATAAATGTATAGCTTGAATTTTTGCTTTCAAActtgaattttagaaaatccTCAGTTGAACGAACTTGGAAGTTTAATTGACTCGCGATTACCCTTGGTGCTATTATACTTCTAATAGTGAGAGAGGTCACTTTACTTTGCCTCTGCTGTAGTTCTTGAGcatttgtttgataacttgataGTATTACTATTTCGAGTTTGGATATCAGAGGGATCTTTCATTCACTTAGAAAATCAAGAAGTCAGTGGATTACATTTTAGAGTTCGGACTTTGGATATCCAATGGATCGTTTATTTAGAAAATCAAATAGACAATCTCTTAATATCATTTGCATGGTTTTTCAAAGTTCATTACCCTTCCATTAGTTAATAATTGCTTGCAAATGATTCCCATTAGCGTTTCTAACATTTGTTATGCCGTTTTAACTCTGCAGGAGCttgagaggaagagaaaggagAGGTCTCAGGTTGCTTATGAGAGAAAGAAGCAATTGACAAAACTGAGGGTCAAAGCTGAGAAGGCAGCCGAGGAGAAACTTGGCTCCCATCTAGAAATTATTGCTCCCATCAAATATTGATATCCATAGGGCGGCccttttttttcccagaaaaagaATGAGAATGTTGAGGAGAGTCCGCATGCAGTTTAAATTACATTTCGATTTTGTTACATAGCAGTTAAAACTTAAGATACCTTGCTTTAGCTTTTCACTTGGATCTTTTGCGATATTATTGGAATCGTTATGAATTTAGCTGTCTAAGTTTCAATACATTTACGTATCTTTAAAaccaaaagttttcaaattgtgAAGAATCATTTAAAACCTTTATGTTAGTTACAAGAATGCCATACTAATTGAAGAGTGAAGATCAATACTCGAAGAAATGAAGAACTCCTGAATTCGGCATTTAGGGAATTGTTAAAACTCCACCCAGATCCATGTCGCCTCCATACATGAGGAATTCAGGAGTTGGTGTATATTGCAGAAATTCCTGgttcttcatcttcatatttaGTAAGTAGCTGACTGACTTATTTTGAGTACTCCAATCTCTAATCCATGcttgaatttttgaaagtttatacCTTTCTAATCACAGCATATTCCCAATCTTAATTATTAGCTTATAAAAAAGCATACATTCCTTATATTATggatgttattaatatattatattaatgcgTGTAATAATATGATTTGAATATAACTTCATTAGAAAAATCTATCTATACAATCAATCATAGAGTGAGAAAGATAAAATATCATGAATGCATATAAACTTGTCTAAATCCGATACAGTAACACGATAAATTAACTTAAATGGATGCCATAAATTTGATGTTAGTGTTAAAATTATGTTCATCCTACGTCTTGTTATTCTCAGCCATACATATTGATTTAGCATATTTTAAAGGGGTTTTGTtatgcatcagttactatttatccATATACCCCATAtctgacactttttttttttttttttgtttttatagggTGTAGGGTGGTAGATAGTAATTAATAGGAagatttattcatttcaaagtGGCCGCTTTTATCAATTCACTTATATGGCATCCACTTATAAAATGTCACATAGTAAGGATAACCGGAGATTACAAAATATATGATGAAGAAGagcattaatttttatgttattctAACAAGTAATGTAActcatcattttaaattttatcatttctaaTCACACGGACTAATGTGATacattttaaatggttttatacgtttaacattcaaatatgtAAACACTTAAAATTCGCATATCGGTAGGTAGGTGCGActtagaatgataaaaattcaACAAGTTATATTGGAATAccaatggaaaagaaaaattttccaATTAATTATTTGACGAATCTtctatatttgtgtgtgtgtgtatgagtaatgttatatattatactctcatcttattttaatcatactaagtagtatgtgacacattcatcaccattagataataaaaaaatatgtaataaattatcatttaatggtaaatcatctaatagtgataaatgtgtcatatcttATTTAGTGGAATGAGAGTGAGATGatagtatgatatataaaattttcatatatatatgtatgtatatataagttcTGTATATTCTTCTTGGCCAACGCCAAAAGATCACCTGCAGCCACTTTTGCTTTAGACTTTAGTATGTAGGGCTGCTATCCTATTTGAACCCTCGCCCCACTCTGAGTAGAATTCACTGTCCCTAAACCCGCTAGACCCGATCAGGCTAATCCAAACCAACCCGACTTTTACCGGGTATCACTTGAGCGGGTCTTCAACCCGACTAAATAACGGGTTTGTTAATTGGTGGCAATCCATCCGAGAGCCGCCCATTCGGCCTTCTTCGCTCACTCAGTCTCAAGCCTTTCGGCGACCAGCTCCACGTCCTTCTAGCCAACATGGACTCCAAACGGCAACGGCACCGTCGAGTTTGACGAACTCGTCTAGGCGTCTTGCTCGATATTGAGCACCACATTCCCTATTTTGCTAATAACTGGCGTGCAACGTTGACAAATTTGAAGTCCTCAATGACTGCCTCTTCAGCACTCGACAATCTTGCTTGTTCAGATATCTTCGATACTGTGGAGGATTTATTTTGTGCAACTTCAAGGGCAGTGTTGCAAAGCTTCAAAGAATCTGTTTTGATTTCGGAGGCATAGTAGGAGAGAAGCAAAAAATGATTGGCTTTTTTTAGTTTCCAGCCGAAAGGCTTACAAATCTGTTAGCTTAACTCGCCACACGCTCTGCCTTTAGTGTAGCATTGCTCGAGCTAGGCGCCGCCGTTTACAAATCTGTTGCCGCCACCGCTGCTGTTGGGTTTCATTACCTTCATAGTGTTGGTGCTAGGAGTGGGCAGGTCGAGGCTTGGGATGCCTCACCTTCTCAGCTTTCTCCTTCAATCCCAGATTCCCAAGACcacttctctcttcctccctagTGTTTGTAAATGTTTACATTTCTGGAAGCgtcaaaagtaaaaataaatggtGTTTTCAAAGGTTGGGTCATACGGGTTCGATCCGATTTGCTTCTGTTCAGGTCGGGTCGGCGTGATGTCTTAAATGGAACCAAAACTGGACGGGTCGGGTCGGGCACAAACCCAACTGTAACAaatcgggttgcagccctagtCCCTACACTGTgagtgaataatattgaaatttacatgaaaatccGTTTTAGGAATCCAAAATTCATCGTGATCTGGATTATGATTTTAATAGCATGCAGCTGCCAACCTGGACAACTACTATGATTATATATGGTGATTTGTGAGAGGTCGTCTCAAAATGTCCAATATTATTTAGTAGATGtgtttctttaattttggaTGTGTGAGGAACCCCAATTATTTCTAGGAAGTAGAGATTCAAATTAGTGTTTTTTgtcctatatataatatgagacgtattatatgtatatatatatatatatatatatatatatcctacaGAATGGCCtatctcttttgttttatttttttatattttttaaatataaaaattaaaaatttgaaattaaaatgtatttatatttgaatgatatttaaatattaagatgaaataaattgagatctAAAAACTATTGgaagttgaaacttgaaagtatACTCTCACTTTCATGGATTAAACCTATATACTGATCTCTTCTAAAcacaaaacaataaataatgaatatattatatatatacacacagtCCGCATGATTTAATTTTAAGGGGAATATCGATCGAGGAAAATAGACGATTACATGCTTTGTTCTCTGTGCGTACGTATTCcctataaaagaaaaacgaCTTGTATAATTTGTTTGTAGGTAGTTAATTAATTCTTTAACAATAATGTTAGCTACAGTCATGAGttatataaatatcgtatactctttttttctttttaaaaaagagtaaagttcatcatgaaaaaattaattttttatataagtcttatatttgttcactttttcaaaagtaatgTACGATATTTGCACACTTTATAACTGAacatatcatttctttaattcttATTTATGAGTACTATAGTTTGGCCACAAAACCAAACCAAGCAGATTGACTTGCATAAACTTCATTAAATTAAGCTAAACAtccacaaaacattatttgAATAAAAGTGATTCTCTCAAGTTCTTATTTGAATTTGGAGTTTCAAATTTGgagaaatttagaaatttaaggtTTATATATCCTACTACATTTATTgctatttgtataaattttttgagCAACACTaattactcaaaaaatattttaagatactcatgattttatgtgtaaaTTTCTTGCCAATCGAAGAATTCTGATAGTTTATTTTACAGATTCAAATCTTCTCATATTCTTAGAACTTCCATCTTATATACACTAACCTTTCAAATGGGTCGATGCTTACCACTCCCAATGGTTTGTGTATATTTTACATCATCAAAATtcacctctttttcttttttttaattttaactattaatttttataatatactatacatcagcttatctattttttttctacatattttttaagtattattttataatattctttctaactatcaataaatttgtaatatctccatatctttttatatttgcaatatctactcatataaaatattatataatttcgtcctatacacaaaataaaaaaattataagcaaaaagtaattgaaaataaaatcaaaatatgaaaaacaaatgtaactaaattatgagaaaaaaattagaaatattagaTGCATAGAAATCATTTCATCCCTAGGCATCTTGGAGGACTTAATATTGGTCTGGCCCAAGGTCTATTACACATAAAGCCCATCACCCATAAATGGCTCAAGCGAGTCGTGTGACTAGATGAACACCTAGCTGTCGACCTATTAGAAGGGGACAAATCTCACTAATGGATATAGACCACGCGTGATTAAGATGGTTCTGATACATTAGGGATAACTCTTATAATGGCTGAGCATAGTAAAAGGTTAATTAGTTATGGTGCTCATCATATATTCTccatacctatatatataagcaacaGGTAACCTTCGTTCTCTCTGATTTATGCATTCTtgaattattactttttattactgacttaagcatcagagagGTCACAGGCACACTGTGCCACCCACTCAACGATTTGCAGGTGAGCAATCATGACCAGTGGTGGGACACATCCTCAACAGTGACACCGACTGTGGGATTCTATAATCTGTGATTTCAGTTTTTCATTGGACTTCAATGTGGTTCCCCGATGCCAATCGTGACACGTTCTCAAGCAACTCGTGAACCAGAAGTAGCACCCGCAGACATGAAAACACAGTTAGTAGTAGCTGAAGAAAAGCTGAAAATGGCGTTAGACGCCAAGCATGGAAAACCTAAGGAAGGAGAATGAGGAGCTAAAGCACCGCAACATTAAGCTCGATGATGTAATGGCCATGCTGCTTAAAGCACCCAAGATAGATATGTATGATGGGTCCAAAGACCCAATAGATCACCTAGAGAACTTCAAGAAGCATATAACGCTCCACGGTTTCCCAGGTGAAATTGCTTGCCTATCTTTTCCCTTAACTCTAAGGGAGGTGGCGAGAGGATGGTTTGGAGCGCTCTGTCCGGGATCGATCGATAGTTTTGAAGAGCTCGCTAGACAATTCGTAACATAGTTCATTCCCAGCAAGAGACGCAAACGCCCAGTAGTGTACCTCCTGACTGTCAAGCATAAGGAAGAAAAGAGCCTAAAGGCATACCTTACCTGCTTTAATGTAGAAAGGTTGATGACAGACAgccaagatgagaagataacTTTGGCTGCTCTGCTAGGCGGAATTTGGCCACACAGCCCATTTAAGGCTGAATTAGCAAGAAAGACCCCCTCGACCTTAAGCATACATTACAGGCTCTTGTAGAGCTAAGAAAAAAGGAGCTGAAGGTGGAATGCAAAAGCAATAGGGGGGACAAAAAAGTTGCATTGAACCACCAAGAGAGGAGGCACGAAAGGCGACAAGAGCATGGCACCCATCTCATCCACAATAATTTGAACGTGCAAGAAAAAGAGGAGTCAGAAAGAGAACACAACCAACCTAGAACCAATAAACGCTACTGTAAATTCCACCAAGCAAGCTCACACGGGACAGAGGACTGTACAACTATAAAGAAGAGAGTGACTGAATTGGCAGGCACAGGGGAACCTAAGCCAATGGTCGCAGGAGTGGACAAAACCCAAATGACAATTTGAGAGAGGATACAATCCCCGAAGAAGCAACAACCCGGATAGGCGACGTCTACAAAGGGAGGAATCCCATAATAACGAAAGGGACAGGGCACCTCAAAATAACAATAGGGACAAGGCCCCTAGGTGAATTCAGGACAATAGCAGGTGGATTTGCTGGGGGCGGCGCCTCCTCATCTAGCAGAAAGCTACACGCCAGAAAAGTAAAATACGAAGAAGTTTATGTAGCGGACAGGTCATCCAAACACCGAAAACTTGACTCCTAAGTAGCTATCTCTTTTGGGGAAGAAGATTGTGAAGGAGTATTGTACTCCCATTATGATGCGCTGGTGGTAACCCTCCTGGTTGCTAATTACACTACCAGGCACATACTCATTGACAATGGGAGCTCAacagaaatattattttgagaggCTTTTGTAAAGATGGGTATAGACACCACTAAGCTGAGACCCTCACCGACACCATTGAAGGGATTCTTTGGAGATCTAATCCAACTAGTGGGCGCCATTACTCTCCCCATCATAGTAGGAAAAGGGACGCGTACTACGACCGCCATGACTGATTTATTAGTCGTAAAAGTGCCCTCCTCATATAATGCTATACTAAGGTGACCAACATTGAACAATCTAAGGGCAATTTCGTCGACGTACCATCTCAAGATGAAGTTTCTGACTGAAGGCGGAGTGGGGGAAGCACGAGGCGAACAAGCCCTAGCACAAGAGTGTTATGTGCAAGAACTAAGGA
Above is a genomic segment from Juglans microcarpa x Juglans regia isolate MS1-56 chromosome 1D, Jm3101_v1.0, whole genome shotgun sequence containing:
- the LOC121265230 gene encoding 60S ribosomal protein L13a-4-like, coding for MVSGSGICAKRVVVDARHHMLGRLASIIAKELLNGQKVVVVRCEEIAISGGLVRQKMKYMRFLRKRMNTKPSHGPIHFRAPAKILWRTIRGMIPHKTKRGAAALARLKAYEGIPPPYDKKKRMVIPDALKVLRLQAGHKYCLLGKLSSEVGWNHYETIKELERKRKERSQVAYERKKQLTKLRVKAEKAAEEKLGSHLEIIAPIKY